In a single window of the Sphingosinicella microcystinivorans genome:
- a CDS encoding helix-turn-helix domain-containing protein, whose amino-acid sequence MELKPKIAGEQLRLARLAHGFSLEEVGGRIGATRQFIHQLETGSRSASDETVDALADVLGVTPAFLSEPIPSTVRPEQCHFRGHITRPASVTSQVLARGTLLDKFVAVMERHLDLPDVSFPDIPATTAEEIEQAAEEARRHWGLGTTGPITSMMRVVENAGAIVTYFGDLSDRIDAFSMDRRRPIIVRSSLKESLCRQRFDFAHECGHLIMHRGLQTGDRATEDQAHRFASAFLFPRGAVLREFPRSSSINWRALYDLKLRWKMSVRALIRRGHDLKLLTPAQYRTANIHLVKVGQAKVEKYDDDGTLPVEQPELLASALGALDEAVYGGVGAVADEVGLSRPMLELITGMAIPEPDPALDDGKVVRLRR is encoded by the coding sequence ATGGAACTGAAGCCGAAAATCGCTGGCGAGCAGCTTCGACTCGCGCGCCTTGCTCACGGCTTTTCGTTGGAGGAAGTGGGCGGGCGTATCGGCGCGACCCGGCAGTTCATCCACCAGCTTGAGACTGGTTCGCGCTCGGCTTCGGACGAGACGGTCGATGCACTAGCCGACGTGCTTGGAGTCACTCCAGCCTTTCTCAGCGAACCGATCCCATCGACGGTTCGGCCGGAGCAGTGTCATTTCCGCGGCCATATCACCCGGCCTGCATCGGTGACCAGCCAGGTGCTGGCGCGGGGGACGCTCCTTGACAAGTTCGTGGCGGTCATGGAGCGCCATCTCGACCTACCTGATGTTTCATTTCCCGATATTCCGGCGACCACTGCCGAGGAGATAGAACAGGCGGCGGAGGAAGCACGCCGCCATTGGGGGCTTGGAACCACCGGGCCCATCACGAGCATGATGCGAGTGGTTGAGAATGCTGGTGCGATCGTCACCTATTTTGGCGATCTCTCGGATCGTATTGACGCATTTTCGATGGATCGACGCCGTCCGATCATTGTGCGGAGTTCACTCAAGGAAAGCCTGTGTCGGCAGCGCTTCGATTTCGCGCACGAATGCGGTCATCTGATCATGCATCGCGGCCTGCAGACAGGTGATCGGGCGACCGAGGATCAAGCACATCGATTTGCCAGCGCCTTTCTGTTTCCGCGCGGCGCTGTCCTTCGAGAATTTCCGCGCAGCAGTTCGATCAATTGGCGCGCCCTCTATGATCTCAAGTTACGTTGGAAGATGTCGGTGCGGGCGCTGATCCGGCGCGGGCACGATCTGAAACTGCTCACGCCCGCTCAATATCGAACCGCGAACATCCATCTGGTGAAGGTCGGCCAGGCGAAGGTTGAGAAGTATGACGACGACGGCACCTTGCCGGTCGAGCAGCCCGAACTTCTCGCATCCGCGTTGGGAGCGCTGGACGAAGCGGTTTACGGGGGAGTGGGCGCGGTCGCTGATGAGGTCGGCCTGTCTCGACCGATGCTCGAACTCATTACCGGCATGGCTATCCCCGAGCCCGATCCCGCGCTCGACGATGGCAAGGTCGTGCGATTGCGGCGATAG
- a CDS encoding metallophosphoesterase family protein: MRFIHTSDWQLGKPFGRAPEQARAALLEARLDAIDALAAAARREGAGFALVAGDVFDSPEPGDRIYRQALTRMKAAADIRWVLLPGNHDPARADGLWSRLASEAPDTVIVCLEPQPIELAEGYWLLPAPLQYKRTQDDPTAWFDHAETPAGVKRIGLAHGPIRDFGSSTAATNLIAPDRARRAGLAYLALGDWHGRREIDALTHYSGTPEPDDFDREVSGVALRVDLAGEMPDVTQVGIGRYHWMSESWSLASAAELDGLLANLAPGIERQHLVLRLRLSGLLTLAERVALRDRLESELAHEVRWLDLNLDDLYARPTDADLADIDANGVLRVAAERLQALSATEDAAGKRAAAALERLYVEQRRADRLEAR, translated from the coding sequence ATGCGCTTCATTCACACATCTGATTGGCAGCTTGGCAAGCCGTTCGGGCGCGCGCCCGAGCAAGCGCGTGCCGCGCTGCTCGAAGCGCGGCTCGACGCGATCGACGCGCTGGCCGCGGCGGCGCGGCGCGAAGGTGCCGGCTTCGCGCTGGTGGCCGGCGACGTGTTCGACAGCCCCGAGCCCGGCGATCGCATCTATCGCCAGGCGCTCACGCGCATGAAGGCCGCCGCAGACATCCGCTGGGTGCTGTTGCCCGGCAACCACGATCCGGCGCGCGCCGACGGCCTGTGGAGCCGCCTCGCGAGCGAGGCCCCGGACACCGTCATCGTCTGCCTCGAACCGCAACCGATCGAACTCGCCGAAGGATATTGGCTGCTGCCCGCGCCGCTCCAATATAAGCGGACGCAGGATGATCCCACCGCTTGGTTTGACCATGCCGAGACGCCGGCCGGCGTCAAACGGATCGGCCTCGCCCACGGGCCGATCCGCGATTTCGGATCGAGCACGGCCGCGACGAACCTGATCGCACCCGACCGTGCCCGCCGCGCCGGCCTTGCCTATCTGGCGCTCGGCGACTGGCATGGCCGCCGCGAGATTGATGCCCTCACTCATTATTCCGGCACTCCCGAACCTGATGATTTCGATCGCGAGGTGAGCGGCGTCGCGCTGCGCGTCGACCTTGCAGGTGAAATGCCGGACGTGACGCAGGTGGGAATCGGCCGCTATCACTGGATGTCGGAAAGCTGGTCGCTGGCCAGCGCTGCCGAACTCGATGGGCTCCTCGCCAATCTCGCGCCCGGCATCGAAAGACAGCATCTCGTGCTCCGGCTCAGGCTGTCCGGCTTGCTCACGCTCGCCGAGCGCGTGGCGCTTCGGGACCGTCTCGAAAGCGAGCTCGCCCATGAGGTCCGCTGGCTCGATCTCAACCTCGACGATCTCTACGCGCGTCCGACCGACGCCGATCTTGCCGACATCGATGCCAATGGCGTGCTGCGCGTCGCCGCCGAGCGGCTGCAAGCGCTGTCGGCGACCGAGGATGCCGCCGGCAAGCGCGCGGCCGCCGCGCTCGAACGCCTCTATGTCGAGCAGCGCCGTGCCGATCGGCTGGAGGCGCGTTGA
- a CDS encoding AAA family ATPase, whose protein sequence is MRIRELRIENFRKFRQPLHLTGFEDGLNLVCEQNEAGKSTVLEALRAVLFERHGSRSDRIRSFRPHGDEVAPTIELGFDLGDASWRLRKRFLQNPSVELEGPTGRATGDEAEERLQTLLGFARAGNRGADDDSRGALGLLWVEQGQSFVLGTPGQGARRTLEEVLAGEVGAVTGGQRTTTVLQAIERSLADYQTPTGRPARRLLDAQEAAASAAEDARAAQAELEQFESVLERLEGKRNEQRRLVAELDDPEQQQKLTQLEADLDRAKTAGQALRTAEALLREATSERGRLESRETSRRDLRTQIAQAEQAAATTRSAVTDHDPVLEAARQSEKDATATLETARTALRTAEERRLAVQRGQAAQARQRALAAAFLRFDTAEDIATKLQARRDELAANRMSADAHSELLNLEQTVAEAQAAASAGAAVLSVELLPSAPAARLNGAAVESGLRVLVSEPQSLELHGIGTVSVTPPASGEPAQARLRAAEQDLAAFLADVGCATPLAAKEAAQAHRDATQASALLAAQLEAACPEDAALGIGAGLESLRGALASETRPIASATSDDGAADAEDVDNAWQTARTAEREAEGRRQAALDTLQEAQITNVKLTSQVERTAAEVSRLREQLTADLEAMDDDALATALDAAKTDEARAILARDEAQRAVEGLDEAALLQRRDALRKRRERLVNDRLGLVGEIAQLEERAKTLGAAGPATRAAAAAELAEAAAAAHDRLKEEAEVLSLLAETIREAQRETARRFLAPITQRVAPFIGRLLPNASIVFGEDLRPTLLTRGGREEATDDLSKGTQEQLAVLTRIAFADLLIEKGKPASLMLDDALVFADDDRFEVMLEILAEAAQRMQIIILSCRTSAYRGLEAKRLLLA, encoded by the coding sequence ATGAGGATCCGCGAGCTTCGCATCGAGAATTTCCGCAAATTCCGGCAACCGCTGCATCTGACCGGCTTTGAGGACGGGTTGAACCTCGTGTGCGAGCAGAACGAAGCCGGAAAATCGACGGTCCTCGAAGCCTTGCGCGCCGTGCTGTTCGAGCGGCACGGTTCGCGAAGCGATCGCATCCGCTCGTTTCGGCCGCATGGTGATGAGGTCGCGCCGACCATCGAGCTCGGCTTCGATCTCGGCGACGCGAGCTGGCGGCTGCGCAAGCGCTTCCTCCAGAACCCCTCGGTCGAGCTCGAAGGTCCGACCGGACGAGCGACCGGCGATGAAGCCGAGGAGCGCTTGCAGACCCTGCTCGGCTTTGCGCGCGCCGGGAACCGCGGCGCCGACGACGACAGCCGCGGCGCCTTGGGTCTGCTCTGGGTCGAACAAGGTCAATCCTTCGTGCTCGGCACACCGGGCCAGGGCGCGCGCCGGACGCTGGAAGAAGTGCTGGCCGGCGAAGTCGGTGCCGTGACCGGCGGCCAGCGCACGACCACCGTTCTTCAGGCCATCGAACGCAGCCTCGCCGACTATCAGACCCCAACCGGCCGGCCCGCCCGCCGGCTTCTGGACGCGCAGGAAGCCGCCGCGTCCGCCGCCGAGGACGCCCGCGCCGCACAGGCCGAGCTGGAGCAATTCGAGAGCGTGCTCGAACGCCTGGAGGGGAAACGCAACGAACAACGGCGGCTGGTCGCCGAACTCGACGATCCGGAGCAGCAGCAGAAACTGACCCAGCTCGAAGCCGACCTCGATCGCGCCAAGACCGCGGGTCAGGCGCTGCGCACCGCCGAGGCCTTGCTCCGCGAAGCGACCAGCGAACGCGGCCGACTCGAGTCGCGCGAAACCAGCCGGCGCGATCTGCGCACCCAAATCGCGCAGGCCGAACAGGCCGCGGCGACGACGCGATCCGCCGTCACGGATCATGACCCAGTCCTGGAAGCCGCGCGCCAGAGCGAAAAGGATGCGACCGCCACTCTTGAAACGGCGCGCACCGCCCTTCGCACGGCCGAAGAACGGCGCCTAGCGGTGCAGCGCGGCCAAGCCGCCCAAGCGCGGCAGCGTGCGCTGGCGGCGGCCTTTCTCCGGTTCGATACAGCGGAGGATATTGCCACCAAGTTGCAGGCGCGCCGGGACGAGTTGGCCGCCAATCGGATGTCGGCTGACGCGCACAGCGAATTGCTGAACCTCGAACAGACAGTCGCCGAGGCTCAGGCCGCCGCTTCGGCAGGCGCGGCGGTCCTTTCGGTGGAGCTATTGCCATCCGCGCCGGCCGCGCGGCTCAACGGCGCGGCGGTCGAAAGCGGCCTGCGCGTCCTCGTCAGCGAGCCACAGAGTCTCGAATTGCATGGAATCGGAACCGTGTCGGTCACGCCGCCAGCTTCGGGCGAACCGGCGCAGGCCAGGCTGCGCGCAGCCGAACAGGACCTCGCCGCCTTCCTCGCCGACGTCGGCTGCGCCACGCCTCTCGCCGCCAAGGAAGCGGCGCAGGCGCATCGCGACGCCACGCAGGCCTCTGCGCTGCTTGCAGCCCAGCTTGAGGCCGCCTGTCCCGAGGACGCGGCGCTCGGCATCGGCGCCGGCTTGGAATCCTTGCGCGGGGCGCTCGCGTCCGAAACGCGGCCGATTGCGAGCGCGACATCCGACGACGGTGCGGCCGATGCCGAGGATGTCGACAATGCGTGGCAGACGGCGCGCACGGCCGAACGCGAGGCCGAAGGCCGCCGCCAGGCCGCGCTCGACACGTTGCAGGAAGCTCAGATCACCAACGTCAAGCTGACCAGCCAGGTGGAGCGCACGGCGGCCGAAGTGTCGCGGCTCCGCGAGCAACTGACCGCCGACCTCGAAGCGATGGACGATGACGCGCTCGCCACCGCGCTGGACGCGGCCAAGACGGACGAAGCCCGCGCGATCCTGGCCCGCGACGAGGCGCAGCGCGCCGTCGAAGGTCTGGACGAGGCCGCCCTGCTCCAGCGCCGGGACGCCCTTCGCAAGCGCCGCGAGCGGCTGGTCAACGACCGGCTCGGGCTTGTCGGGGAAATCGCCCAACTCGAGGAACGCGCCAAGACGCTCGGCGCCGCCGGCCCCGCCACCCGTGCTGCCGCGGCCGCCGAGCTCGCGGAAGCCGCCGCCGCTGCCCATGATCGTCTCAAGGAAGAAGCCGAAGTGCTCTCGCTCCTCGCCGAAACCATCCGCGAGGCCCAGCGCGAGACCGCCCGCCGGTTCCTCGCGCCGATCACCCAGCGCGTGGCGCCCTTCATCGGACGGCTGCTACCCAACGCCAGCATTGTGTTCGGCGAGGATCTGCGGCCCACCCTGCTCACGCGAGGTGGCCGCGAGGAGGCCACGGATGATCTCAGCAAGGGGACACAGGAGCAACTCGCGGTCCTGACGCGCATCGCCTTTGCCGACCTGCTGATCGAGAAGGGCAAGCCCGCGTCGCTCATGCTCGACGACGCGCTTGTGTTCGCGGACGACGACCGCTTCGAGGTCATGCTCGAAATCCTGGCCGAAGCCGCGCAGCGCATGCAGATCATCATTCTGAGTTGCCGCACCAGCGCCTATCGCGGACTCGAAGCCAAGCGGCTTCTGCTCGCATGA
- a CDS encoding SIR2 family protein: protein MAAKSAAEIAQEFAQGSLSATPVIILGSGASAAHGVPSMGALAAHLTSAAPPAAWTAEENKEWDVFLAHLKTGTDLESALQAVRPTERQTHFIASATREFLLPSDLAVLSALLADRHHLPLSRLYRHLFDSTHTTLHVVTPNYDRLAEYAADAADVSTFTGFNYGYLQSRARDPNTRITIRGRETRTVAVWKVHGSLDWFQDAAKQIIGIRSAFAIPPDYAPLMITPGIDKYRLTHGEPFRTILACSDNALENARAYFCVGYGFNDEHVQTKLIERCDRDSTPLVVITKELTPTAKTFLTSGRCRRYLAIEDGPAGARAYMHDAPAGFDLDQPLWRLDQFLDQITGTPA, encoded by the coding sequence ATGGCGGCCAAGAGCGCGGCCGAAATCGCGCAGGAATTTGCCCAGGGCTCGCTGAGCGCGACCCCGGTGATCATTCTCGGGAGCGGCGCATCGGCCGCCCACGGCGTGCCCAGCATGGGCGCGCTCGCGGCGCATCTGACGAGCGCCGCGCCGCCCGCCGCGTGGACAGCCGAGGAGAATAAGGAATGGGACGTTTTCCTGGCGCATCTCAAGACCGGAACCGATCTCGAAAGCGCCTTGCAAGCGGTCCGCCCGACCGAGCGTCAGACCCATTTCATCGCCAGCGCGACGCGGGAATTCCTGCTGCCCTCCGACCTGGCCGTGCTGTCGGCGCTGCTTGCGGACCGGCACCATCTGCCGCTGTCGAGGCTCTATCGGCACCTTTTCGACAGCACCCACACGACCCTCCACGTCGTCACGCCCAATTACGATCGCCTCGCCGAATATGCCGCTGACGCCGCGGACGTCAGCACCTTCACCGGATTCAATTACGGCTATCTCCAATCGCGCGCGCGCGATCCCAATACGCGGATCACGATCAGGGGCCGCGAGACGCGCACGGTCGCGGTCTGGAAGGTTCACGGCTCGCTCGACTGGTTCCAGGACGCTGCCAAGCAGATCATCGGGATACGCAGTGCGTTTGCCATCCCGCCCGACTACGCGCCACTCATGATCACGCCCGGAATCGACAAATATCGCCTGACCCACGGCGAGCCTTTCCGGACGATCCTCGCGTGCAGCGACAATGCGCTGGAGAATGCCCGCGCCTATTTTTGCGTGGGCTATGGCTTCAATGACGAGCATGTCCAGACCAAACTTATCGAGCGCTGCGACCGCGATTCCACGCCGCTCGTCGTCATCACCAAGGAGCTGACGCCGACGGCCAAGACCTTTCTGACAAGTGGACGGTGCCGACGCTATCTCGCTATCGAAGACGGCCCGGCCGGCGCGCGGGCCTACATGCACGACGCGCCGGCGGGCTTCGATCTCGATCAGCCGCTGTGGCGGCTCGACCAATTCCTCGATCAAATAACAGGGACACCGGCATGA
- a CDS encoding ATP-binding protein, whose translation MSILDFDDEEALGRVQSVDTATVIVRVDDVEALRALQVNRLVALQSSLAGHKLIGVIHKITRTALEEAKVAEVERGEEAHPEVNLVRITLIGTLLDRDGSRANIFRRTLETVPEIDACCFALEGERLTRFMGVISEVTGGTQRLSLGAYTLDPNAEAYVNGNRLFQRHALVVGSTGSGKSWTTARLLEQVAELESANAIVFDMHGEYASMAGDGFVHLRVAGPGDIDAGKGLADGVLHLPYWLMSYEALVSMFVDRSDQNAPNQAMVMSRAIVEAKTGFLNAGGHTNVLANFTIDSPVPFAIASVLAELERLNTEMVPGARTEKQGDFHGKLSRLIQRLEGKRTDRRLGFLFPAPGVADSYKWLDEAVTLLLGGRAAKGGQGGVKVIDFSEVPSDILPLIVGMVARMAFHVQQWSAQGARHPVALFCDEAHLYIPQDATSGAAENAIATFERIAKEGRKYGVGLVVISQRPAEVNRTVVSQCNNLIAMRLTNGDDQTVVRRLLPDSLGGFGDLLPVLDTGEALVVGDAILLPTRIRIAKPVNEPLSGTIEFWDRWADAAAAAALDKAVESWRRQTLIK comes from the coding sequence ATGAGCATCCTCGATTTCGACGACGAAGAAGCGCTCGGGCGCGTCCAATCGGTCGACACGGCTACGGTCATCGTTCGCGTCGATGACGTCGAGGCGCTGCGCGCTCTCCAGGTCAATCGGCTGGTAGCGCTCCAGAGCAGCCTCGCCGGTCACAAGCTGATCGGTGTCATTCACAAGATCACCCGCACCGCGCTCGAAGAGGCGAAGGTGGCGGAGGTGGAACGGGGCGAGGAAGCTCATCCCGAGGTCAATCTGGTCCGGATCACGCTGATCGGCACCTTACTCGACCGCGACGGGAGCCGCGCGAACATCTTCCGCCGCACCCTCGAAACCGTGCCGGAGATCGACGCCTGCTGCTTCGCTCTCGAAGGCGAGCGGCTGACCCGCTTCATGGGCGTGATCTCGGAAGTGACCGGGGGGACCCAGCGTCTTTCGCTCGGCGCTTATACACTCGATCCCAACGCCGAAGCCTATGTCAACGGCAACAGGCTCTTCCAGCGCCATGCGCTCGTCGTCGGCAGTACGGGTTCTGGAAAATCCTGGACGACCGCCCGGCTGCTGGAACAGGTCGCCGAGCTGGAGAGCGCCAACGCGATCGTTTTCGATATGCACGGCGAATATGCGTCGATGGCGGGCGACGGTTTCGTACATCTCCGCGTCGCGGGGCCGGGCGACATCGATGCGGGAAAGGGTCTCGCCGACGGTGTGCTTCATCTGCCCTACTGGCTGATGAGCTACGAGGCGCTGGTCTCAATGTTCGTGGATCGCAGCGACCAAAACGCGCCCAATCAGGCCATGGTCATGTCCCGCGCCATCGTAGAAGCCAAAACCGGTTTCCTGAACGCTGGCGGGCACACCAACGTTCTCGCCAATTTCACGATCGACAGTCCGGTCCCATTCGCGATCGCGTCCGTCCTCGCCGAGCTGGAGCGGCTCAACACCGAAATGGTTCCTGGCGCCCGAACGGAGAAGCAGGGCGATTTCCACGGGAAGCTCAGCCGCCTGATCCAACGCCTCGAAGGCAAGCGCACCGATCGTCGACTCGGTTTTCTGTTTCCAGCGCCTGGCGTCGCCGATAGCTACAAATGGCTCGACGAAGCCGTCACGCTGTTGCTCGGCGGCAGGGCCGCGAAAGGCGGCCAGGGCGGCGTGAAGGTTATTGATTTCTCCGAGGTGCCTTCGGACATCCTGCCGCTGATCGTGGGTATGGTCGCGCGCATGGCTTTCCACGTCCAGCAATGGAGCGCCCAAGGCGCCCGACATCCAGTCGCACTGTTCTGCGACGAAGCGCATCTCTACATTCCGCAGGACGCGACCTCAGGGGCGGCGGAGAATGCGATTGCGACGTTCGAGCGCATCGCCAAGGAGGGCCGAAAATATGGCGTCGGCCTAGTGGTGATCAGCCAGCGCCCGGCGGAAGTAAACCGCACCGTCGTCAGCCAGTGCAACAATCTGATTGCCATGCGGCTGACCAACGGTGATGACCAGACAGTCGTGCGACGCTTGCTGCCGGACAGCCTGGGCGGGTTCGGCGACTTGCTGCCGGTGCTCGACACCGGCGAGGCGCTGGTGGTCGGCGATGCGATCCTGCTGCCGACGCGCATCCGCATCGCAAAGCCGGTCAACGAACCGCTCAGCGGGACGATCGAGTTCTGGGATCGCTGGGCCGACGCTGCCGCCGCGGCGGCGCTCGACAAAGCGGTCGAGAGCTGGCGCCGGCAAACGCTTATAAAATGA
- a CDS encoding NADPH-dependent FMN reductase has protein sequence MDKTFQVAVLVGSLRKESLNRKMALAVARLAPPSLALNIIEIGDLPLYDEDAETNTPEAWKRFRSEVGGSDAALFVTPEYNRSVPGALKNALDVGSRPYGKSVWSGKPAAVMSVSPSAIGGFGANHHLRQSFVFLDMPVLQQPEAYVGGAGKMFDEAGEIVVEGTRDFVQTFVDAFATWIARCKA, from the coding sequence ATGGATAAGACATTTCAGGTGGCGGTACTCGTCGGGAGCCTTCGCAAGGAGTCGCTCAACCGCAAGATGGCGCTGGCCGTGGCGAGGCTCGCCCCGCCCTCTCTTGCGCTGAACATCATCGAGATCGGCGACCTGCCACTCTATGACGAGGATGCCGAGACAAACACGCCCGAGGCGTGGAAGCGCTTTCGTTCCGAAGTCGGCGGCAGTGACGCGGCCCTGTTCGTAACCCCGGAATATAACCGGTCCGTCCCTGGCGCCCTGAAGAACGCGCTTGACGTTGGGTCACGCCCTTATGGCAAGTCCGTGTGGAGCGGCAAGCCGGCGGCGGTCATGAGCGTCTCGCCGAGCGCGATCGGCGGTTTCGGCGCGAACCATCATCTCCGGCAGAGCTTCGTCTTCCTCGACATGCCCGTCCTCCAGCAGCCGGAGGCCTATGTGGGCGGCGCAGGCAAGATGTTTGACGAAGCCGGTGAGATCGTTGTCGAGGGCACGCGCGATTTCGTGCAGACCTTCGTCGACGCGTTCGCGACCTGGATTGCACGCTGCAAGGCCTGA